The following DNA comes from Candidatus Methylomirabilota bacterium.
GCGGTGCCGGCGTGCTCACCGAGCGCCGGGAGATCGAAGGCGAGTCGGCCGTCGCCGTGCTCGCGGTGAGCGACGAGCGCCTGGTGGCCACACCGTTCCTCGTCGAGGATCAGGCCGAGGCCGGCCCCGGCGTCGGCGCCGAGGTGGCCCGGCAGGTGGGCACCACTCTCGCCGAGGGCGGCTGCCTGCTGGTGCTCCCCGACGTGGCGGGGCTGAGCCCGCGCGGGCTGCTCGATGGCATGCAGACTGAGCTCGGCTTCGTCCCGGTCATCGGCGCCGTCGCCGCCGGCACGCCGCTCTTCGAGCTCTACAACACCGATCCGGCGCGCGGCGGCCTGGCCGGCGTCGCGCTGTCGGGCCCGCGCCCTATTATCGGCGTCGCCCAGGGCTGCGCGCCCATCGGCGAGCCGTACGTCATCACCCGCGCGGACGGCAACGTGGTGATGGAGATCGGCAGCCGCCCGGCGTTGGAGGTCCTCAAGGAGGCCATCCACTCGCTGCCGGACGGCCCCCCGCGCGTGCAGCGCGCCGGGATCTTCGCGGGCCTGGCGATGGATCCGACGAAGTCGCCGCTCGAGCGTGGCGACTTCCTGGTCCGCAACCTTGTCGGGGCTGATCCCGAGAGCGGCGCCGTTGCCGTGGCCGAGCCGGTGAAGGTGGGCCAGACGATCCAGTTCCACATCCGCGACGCGGAGTCCTCGCGCGAGGATCTTCGGGTGACGCTGGAGGGCGTGGCCAGAGCGCTGGGCGGCCGGCGCCCGGCCTTCGGGTGCTACTTCGACTGCGCCGGCCGCGGTCAGGGGCTCTACGGCGTCCCCGACCACGACGTGAAGCTGATCCGCACCTGCCTGGGGGAGTTCCCGCTCGTCGGCTTCTTCGGCAACGGCGAGTTCGCGCCCATCGGGCGCCGCAACTTCTTCCACAACTATACGGGCGCCCTCGTCCTCTTCCCGTCCGGCGCCTGACGCCCGTGCGCGGCCTCGAGCAGATCCCCTGGCTCTACGATGCGCTCTGTGCCGTCTACGAGCGCCTCGGGCTCGCGCGCTGGCGGCGGTGGCTGACGGCCGGCGCGCGCGGACGGACGCTCGATCTGGGCTGTGGCACGGGGCGCAACCTGCCGCTCTTCCCTCCCGAGGCGCGCGTGATCGGGCTCGATCCCGCCTGGGACTCGCTCCGGCGCGCCCGGGGCCGGGCGCCGCGCGTCCCGCTGGTCCAGGGCCGCGCCGAGGCGCTGCCGTTCCGCGACCGGGCCTTCGACACGGTCGTCAGCGGCCTCGTCTTCTGCAGCGTGCCCGACCCGCGCCGGGGGCTGGCCGAGGTCCGGCGAATCCTGAAACCCGGAGGGGCGCTGCGGATGCTCGAGCACGTGCGCTCGACGCGGCGGTGGAAGGCCCGTTGGCAGGATTTCATCCAGCCATTGTGGACGCGGCTCTCGGGCGGCTGCCATCCCAACCGCGAGACGGAA
Coding sequences within:
- a CDS encoding FIST N-terminal domain-containing protein; the protein is MATERALGTAGSGLAVGRSPADAALDASLEALARAGTDHADLVLVFATGDTHAAAHEMLHAVRRVTGARVVVGCSGAGVLTERREIEGESAVAVLAVSDERLVATPFLVEDQAEAGPGVGAEVARQVGTTLAEGGCLLVLPDVAGLSPRGLLDGMQTELGFVPVIGAVAAGTPLFELYNTDPARGGLAGVALSGPRPIIGVAQGCAPIGEPYVITRADGNVVMEIGSRPALEVLKEAIHSLPDGPPRVQRAGIFAGLAMDPTKSPLERGDFLVRNLVGADPESGAVAVAEPVKVGQTIQFHIRDAESSREDLRVTLEGVARALGGRRPAFGCYFDCAGRGQGLYGVPDHDVKLIRTCLGEFPLVGFFGNGEFAPIGRRNFFHNYTGALVLFPSGA
- a CDS encoding class I SAM-dependent methyltransferase; protein product: MRGLEQIPWLYDALCAVYERLGLARWRRWLTAGARGRTLDLGCGTGRNLPLFPPEARVIGLDPAWDSLRRARGRAPRVPLVQGRAEALPFRDRAFDTVVSGLVFCSVPDPRRGLAEVRRILKPGGALRMLEHVRSTRRWKARWQDFIQPLWTRLSGGCHPNRETERLVESSGFGIEAEGRRAKADLRRFSARVG